Proteins encoded by one window of Bradyrhizobium sp. B097:
- a CDS encoding transposase, with product MTIALRYVGIDISKKYLDIFDEADGVPRRIANATQAITQQVARWQCDALVVFEATGIYDLALREALRQAGIRFARINPARARDFARASGLLAKTDPIDARMLAAFARAMQPAPEQVADPARNALARLAKRRDQLVLMRAQEKNRRSEADDRAMAERIGRLIEVLDREIAEIEADISALIKAEAEIADDAKLMRSLPGVGPVACMQLIAQMPELGRVGPKQLAALAGLAPFNVDSGTFRGKRKIAGGQKRVRDALYMAALNAVRRADPFKAFYARLRQAGKPAKLALIAVARKLLTVLNAIMRDRKPYLQTKPT from the coding sequence GTGACCATAGCTCTTCGTTACGTCGGAATCGACATCTCCAAAAAATACCTCGATATCTTTGATGAGGCTGACGGCGTGCCGAGGCGCATTGCCAACGCGACACAGGCCATCACACAGCAGGTGGCGCGTTGGCAATGCGATGCGCTGGTCGTCTTCGAGGCGACGGGTATCTATGACCTCGCGCTTCGCGAGGCGCTGCGTCAGGCCGGCATCCGCTTCGCACGGATCAACCCGGCCCGTGCCCGCGACTTTGCGCGGGCGAGCGGCCTACTCGCCAAGACCGATCCGATCGATGCGCGGATGCTGGCAGCCTTTGCGCGGGCCATGCAGCCCGCCCCCGAGCAGGTCGCCGATCCTGCACGCAACGCCCTGGCGAGGCTTGCAAAACGGCGGGATCAGCTGGTCCTCATGCGCGCCCAGGAGAAGAACCGGCGCAGCGAGGCCGACGATCGCGCCATGGCCGAACGCATTGGCCGCCTCATCGAGGTCCTCGACCGCGAGATCGCCGAGATCGAGGCCGACATCAGCGCATTGATTAAAGCCGAAGCGGAGATCGCGGACGATGCGAAGTTAATGCGTTCGCTGCCCGGCGTGGGTCCCGTGGCCTGCATGCAGCTCATCGCGCAGATGCCGGAACTCGGGCGGGTCGGACCGAAGCAACTCGCAGCGCTCGCTGGTCTTGCTCCCTTCAACGTCGACAGCGGCACCTTCCGCGGCAAGCGCAAGATTGCGGGCGGCCAAAAGCGCGTTCGTGACGCCCTTTATATGGCGGCCCTCAACGCAGTTCGCAGAGCTGATCCGTTCAAGGCCTTCTATGCACGACTGCGACAAGCCGGAAAACCAGCCAAACTCGCCCTCATCGCCGTCGCCAGGAAGCTGCTGACGGTCCTCAATGCCATCATGCGAGACCGAAAGCCCTACCTGCAAACCAAACCAACATAA
- a CDS encoding DoxX family protein, protein MNFIINLLILLPARIASYFSWAGPLIMRIIVGYTFMLAGWGKLTNLAQVTENFVGWGIPFPSILTPFVSGVECFGGAMLILGLFTRIPAAMLAVVMIVAIRSAKWGDVDSLETLLGFEEATYFAAFMWLAIAGPGAASLDRLLVNATEGQKAPT, encoded by the coding sequence ATGAATTTCATCATCAACCTGCTGATTCTGCTCCCGGCGCGGATCGCGTCGTATTTCTCCTGGGCCGGACCGCTGATCATGCGGATCATCGTCGGCTACACCTTCATGCTGGCCGGCTGGGGCAAGCTCACCAACCTCGCCCAGGTCACCGAGAACTTCGTCGGTTGGGGCATTCCGTTCCCGAGCATCCTCACCCCGTTCGTGTCCGGCGTCGAATGCTTCGGCGGCGCGATGCTGATCCTCGGCCTGTTCACCCGCATCCCCGCCGCGATGCTCGCGGTGGTGATGATCGTCGCGATCAGGTCGGCGAAATGGGGCGACGTCGACTCACTGGAGACGCTGCTCGGGTTCGAGGAAGCGACCTACTTCGCCGCCTTCATGTGGCTTGCGATCGCAGGTCCCGGCGCCGCCTCGCTGGACCGCCTGCTGGTCAACGCGACCGAGGGTCAGAAGGCGCCGACCTGA
- a CDS encoding DUF255 domain-containing protein, whose protein sequence is MRLVRSIAILMALSAQPSLAADAPAWTGWSQDLFARATTEKRFVILDLEAVWCHWCHVMEKTTYADPKVQELLAAKYLPVRVDQDANPDLSSRYGDWGWPATIVFAPDGSEIAKIRGYIEPERMQALLKAIIDDPSPGPSVGEAFEIKPAISAFLGKAQRTELARTFDESYDDKLGGWGENQKYIDADSLDLAISRAEAGDATATRRARQTLDAAVALIDPVWGGVFQYSEAGSWSHPHFEKIISFQSQYLRQYSQAYAQWKDQKYLAAARNVERYLTDVLLSPEGAFYVSQDADLDHDVDGHAYYALDDAARRKLGLPRIDKNLYARENGWAISGLVAYYDASADPKALAIAERAAKWVLANRALPDGGFRHGDRDRGGPFLGDTVAMGQALLDLYAATGNRDWLTSAVRAGDFAATFRDDAGGFFTSKTSEGQAGVFTRPAKLIDDQIQVARFMNLLNRYTGSDGTRELAAHAMRYLGAASAEMLRPMPGVLLADEELATEPTHVTIVGHKDDARAQRLHAIARALPARYKRLEWLDLREGRLPNPDVDYPDLGEPAAFACSNRICSFPAFSAEELQANVAQMAKLKPARAAQN, encoded by the coding sequence ATGAGACTTGTCCGCAGCATCGCAATTCTCATGGCGTTGAGCGCACAGCCCTCGCTTGCGGCGGACGCCCCGGCATGGACCGGCTGGAGCCAAGATTTGTTCGCGCGCGCCACGACCGAAAAGCGCTTCGTCATCCTCGATCTCGAGGCGGTGTGGTGCCACTGGTGCCACGTGATGGAGAAGACCACCTACGCCGACCCCAAGGTGCAGGAGCTGCTTGCGGCCAAATATCTCCCGGTCCGGGTCGACCAGGACGCCAATCCGGATCTCTCGAGCCGCTATGGCGACTGGGGCTGGCCTGCGACCATCGTGTTCGCGCCCGACGGCAGCGAGATCGCCAAGATCAGGGGCTATATCGAGCCCGAGCGGATGCAGGCGCTGCTCAAGGCCATCATCGACGATCCCTCCCCGGGCCCGTCGGTCGGCGAGGCGTTCGAGATCAAGCCCGCCATTTCGGCCTTTCTCGGCAAGGCGCAACGCACCGAGTTGGCCAGGACCTTCGACGAATCCTACGACGACAAGCTCGGCGGCTGGGGCGAGAACCAGAAATATATCGACGCCGACAGCCTCGACCTTGCGATCAGCCGGGCCGAAGCCGGCGACGCGACGGCCACACGGCGCGCAAGGCAGACGCTCGATGCCGCGGTCGCGCTGATCGATCCGGTGTGGGGCGGCGTGTTCCAGTATTCGGAGGCCGGCTCCTGGAGCCATCCGCATTTCGAGAAGATCATCTCGTTCCAGTCGCAATATCTGCGGCAGTACAGCCAGGCCTATGCGCAATGGAAGGATCAGAAATATCTCGCGGCCGCGCGCAACGTCGAACGTTACCTGACGGATGTCCTGCTGAGCCCCGAGGGCGCCTTCTACGTCAGCCAGGACGCCGATCTCGATCACGACGTCGACGGCCACGCCTATTATGCGCTTGATGATGCCGCGCGCCGCAAGCTGGGCCTGCCTCGCATCGACAAGAACCTCTATGCGCGCGAGAACGGCTGGGCGATCTCCGGCCTCGTGGCTTATTACGACGCGAGCGCCGATCCGAAGGCGCTGGCGATCGCCGAGCGCGCCGCGAAATGGGTGCTCGCCAATCGCGCGCTGCCGGACGGCGGCTTTCGCCATGGCGACAGAGATCGCGGCGGCCCCTTCCTCGGCGACACCGTCGCGATGGGACAGGCCCTGCTCGATCTCTACGCCGCGACCGGCAATCGCGACTGGCTGACGTCGGCGGTGCGAGCCGGCGACTTCGCCGCGACGTTCCGCGACGACGCCGGCGGCTTCTTCACCTCGAAGACGTCGGAAGGCCAAGCCGGCGTGTTCACCAGGCCCGCCAAGCTGATCGACGACCAGATCCAGGTCGCGCGCTTCATGAACCTGCTCAATCGCTATACCGGCAGCGACGGCACCCGCGAACTGGCGGCGCATGCGATGCGCTATCTCGGCGCGGCTTCGGCCGAGATGCTGCGGCCGATGCCCGGCGTGCTGCTCGCCGATGAAGAGCTGGCCACCGAGCCGACGCATGTCACCATCGTCGGACACAAGGACGACGCCCGCGCGCAGCGCCTGCATGCGATCGCCCGCGCCCTGCCCGCCCGCTACAAGCGGCTCGAATGGCTCGATCTGCGCGAGGGCAGATTGCCCAACCCGGACGTCGACTATCCCGACCTCGGCGAGCCCGCGGCCTTCGCCTGCAGCAACCGCATCTGCTCGTTCCCGGCGTTCAGCGCCGAGGAATTGCAGGCCAACGTGGCGCAGATGGCGAAGCTGAAGCCGGCGCGCGCCGCGCAAAACTGA
- a CDS encoding FadR/GntR family transcriptional regulator, giving the protein MFQTSNALRRSVHSQVADRVGSSIVRGEIGVGETLPPEMQICEMMDVSRTVVREAMRTLTGKGLIESRPKSGTRVRPPEQWNQLDPDVLRWHLETAEIDRYLAKLFQLRSAVEPAAAALAATHAGEDDIARIRAGCDGMDAAGTNEDFVAADIMFHQAIYYATRNEFFWPIAQMFEITLRQSFTIAAPGSHRPRALIEHRAVLDAIAAGDAEAAREATVVLLTHSADDLVRIRERECETAASKGARKR; this is encoded by the coding sequence ATGTTCCAGACCTCCAACGCGTTGCGCCGGAGCGTGCACAGCCAGGTCGCCGACCGGGTCGGCAGCAGCATCGTCCGCGGCGAGATCGGCGTCGGCGAGACGCTGCCGCCGGAAATGCAGATCTGCGAGATGATGGATGTCAGCCGCACCGTGGTGCGCGAGGCGATGCGGACGCTGACCGGCAAGGGGTTGATCGAGTCGCGGCCGAAGAGCGGCACGCGGGTGCGGCCGCCCGAGCAGTGGAATCAGCTCGATCCCGACGTGCTGCGCTGGCACCTCGAGACCGCGGAGATCGATCGCTATCTGGCCAAGCTGTTTCAGCTGCGCTCCGCGGTCGAGCCCGCTGCCGCAGCGTTGGCCGCGACCCATGCCGGGGAAGACGACATCGCCCGCATCCGCGCCGGATGCGACGGCATGGACGCGGCAGGAACCAATGAGGACTTCGTCGCCGCCGACATCATGTTCCATCAGGCTATCTATTACGCGACCCGCAACGAGTTCTTCTGGCCGATCGCGCAGATGTTCGAGATCACCCTGCGCCAGAGCTTTACGATCGCAGCCCCCGGCTCGCACCGCCCGCGCGCGCTGATCGAGCACCGCGCGGTGCTGGACGCGATCGCCGCCGGCGATGCCGAGGCCGCACGCGAGGCCACGGTGGTGCTGCTGACGCATTCGGCCGACGATCTGGTGCGGATTCGGGAGCGGGAGTGCGAGACGGCGGCGAGCAAAGGCGCGCGCAAGCGGTGA
- a CDS encoding TRAP transporter substrate-binding protein, producing the protein MISKYVNRRILLRSSAAAAAWLAAAPAIIGRAQAATMKMRCSSSLPNDPKYANGRVYYDNLVKSMKANGLGEQIEVTFFPDNQLGQEIDVINSVKLGVIDLMVSGSSISANLVPLVGTFDLGYLFTSYQQQTKAFDAGAAKPIEDALLKGGSIHIIAWAYNFGARSVLAKKPVKTPEDLAGLKIRTLPNPIITECLRLMGAAATPLAFGEIYTALQAGVLDGLEHDPPTILASKFYETAKHYALTQHIFSPLAVYFSDTTYNRMAPKLREGFLDAAKQAATDTRAHGLAVEKEALATLVEKGVTVVECDKEAFRKRVLPQTDNFIKARPEAKAVVELIRATQA; encoded by the coding sequence ATGATCTCGAAGTATGTGAACCGCCGCATCCTGTTGCGGTCGTCGGCGGCTGCTGCGGCGTGGCTCGCTGCCGCGCCCGCGATCATCGGCCGCGCGCAGGCCGCGACCATGAAGATGCGGTGCTCGTCGTCGCTCCCGAACGACCCGAAATATGCCAACGGCCGCGTCTACTACGACAACCTGGTCAAGAGCATGAAGGCGAACGGGCTCGGCGAGCAGATCGAGGTCACCTTCTTCCCCGACAACCAACTCGGCCAGGAGATCGACGTCATCAACTCGGTGAAGCTCGGGGTGATCGACCTGATGGTCTCGGGCTCGTCGATCTCGGCGAACCTCGTGCCGCTGGTCGGCACTTTCGATCTCGGCTACCTCTTCACCAGCTACCAGCAGCAGACCAAGGCGTTCGACGCCGGCGCGGCGAAGCCGATCGAGGATGCGCTGCTCAAGGGCGGCAGCATCCACATCATCGCCTGGGCCTACAATTTCGGCGCGCGCAGCGTGCTGGCGAAGAAGCCGGTGAAGACGCCGGAAGACCTCGCCGGCCTGAAGATCCGCACGCTGCCCAACCCGATCATCACCGAATGCCTGCGCCTGATGGGGGCCGCGGCGACGCCGCTGGCGTTCGGCGAGATCTATACGGCGCTGCAAGCCGGTGTGCTCGACGGCCTCGAGCACGATCCGCCGACCATCCTGGCCAGCAAGTTCTACGAGACGGCGAAGCACTACGCGCTGACCCAGCACATCTTCTCGCCGCTCGCGGTCTATTTCAGCGACACCACGTACAATCGCATGGCCCCCAAGCTGCGCGAAGGCTTCCTCGACGCGGCGAAGCAGGCTGCGACCGACACCCGCGCACATGGGCTCGCGGTGGAGAAGGAGGCACTGGCGACCCTGGTGGAGAAGGGCGTCACGGTCGTCGAATGCGACAAGGAGGCATTCCGCAAGCGCGTGCTGCCGCAGACCGACAATTTCATCAAGGCGCGGCCCGAGGCGAAGGCCGTCGTCGAGTTGATCCGCGCCACCCAGGCCTGA
- a CDS encoding cytochrome c biogenesis protein CcdA, whose protein sequence is MHDVTIPAALIAGLVSFLSPCVLPLVPPYLIYLTGATIEQVNQDGATAASKRAVMTAAVMFVLGFSTVFVALGASASIVGGLVRAWSAELSILAGIIIIIMGLHFLGITRIGLLMREGRLTAPKPVGLWGAYVMGLAFAFGWTPCIGPILAAILSIAAAEATVTKGAGLLAVYSAGLGIPFLLAAFMVKQFSSVFARMKRHLDTVERVMGVLMVVTGIGFLTGAVSGVSVWLLETFPALQNIG, encoded by the coding sequence ATGCACGACGTCACGATCCCGGCCGCCTTGATCGCCGGTCTAGTCAGCTTCCTGTCGCCCTGCGTGCTGCCGCTGGTGCCGCCCTATCTGATCTACCTGACCGGTGCGACCATCGAGCAGGTCAACCAGGACGGCGCCACCGCGGCCTCCAAGCGCGCGGTGATGACGGCGGCGGTGATGTTCGTGCTCGGCTTCTCCACCGTGTTCGTGGCGCTCGGCGCCAGCGCCTCGATCGTCGGCGGGCTGGTGCGCGCCTGGTCGGCCGAGCTCTCGATTCTGGCCGGCATCATCATCATCATCATGGGCCTGCACTTCCTCGGCATCACCCGGATCGGCCTGTTGATGCGCGAGGGGCGGCTGACCGCGCCCAAGCCGGTCGGGCTGTGGGGCGCCTATGTCATGGGCCTTGCGTTCGCGTTCGGCTGGACGCCCTGCATCGGGCCGATCCTGGCCGCGATCCTCTCGATTGCGGCCGCGGAAGCCACGGTGACCAAGGGCGCCGGCCTGCTCGCGGTGTATTCCGCCGGGCTCGGCATCCCCTTCCTGCTCGCCGCCTTCATGGTCAAGCAGTTCTCCTCGGTGTTCGCGCGGATGAAGCGCCATCTCGACACCGTCGAGCGCGTGATGGGCGTGCTGATGGTGGTCACCGGCATCGGCTTCCTGACCGGCGCGGTGTCGGGCGTCAGCGTCTGGCTGCTGGAAACTTTCCCGGCGCTGCAAAATATCGGCTAG
- a CDS encoding TRAP transporter large permease subunit gives MSVAAVATSRSADRITVPLLAVSDAIAAILLAADLVVVCVSVLARFLFNAPVEWSDDVARGLMVGSSFFGAASALARSENLGVAFFVDMLPPGVRRVVDAVGALLVTIVAGYVAFNAVKMGWLTTGQTSGSGLPLEWTFYPMGVGAAFMTIFAFEKFCGRPLRDMVAGLVATAVVVGLYLAWDAFAPSSVPSSQTFMLIGFFLTLFGGLPIGFALALAALIFIWVEGTLPGVIFAQQMARGIDNFVLLAIPFFILVGYLMEANGMSVRLIELLQRAVGRMRGGLNVVMVMSMVLFSGISGSKMADVAAVGSVLIPAARRSRQNPGGAVALLAASAVMAETIPPCINLIILGFVANLSIGGLFVAGMLPAALMALALIAVSIIFGKRPATNVEAEPRAAVSGLWTGAIASFGLIFMIFFGFKSGFATATEISAFAAVYAIAVGSLLFRELGAKSLAHCFVQSAVRSGLVLFIVAAAQSLAFILTLQQVPHAVGDLMLAISGSHGVWLFMLLSILVLVVMGSVLEGAAALIIFGPLLLPVAVKLGIDPLHFGVVLVIAMGLGLFAPPLGLGLYGACLIGNVPIEQTIKPISGYLGLLLLCLLVIAFVPAISTALPHALGY, from the coding sequence ATGTCAGTCGCCGCAGTCGCGACGAGCCGCAGCGCCGATCGGATCACGGTGCCGCTGCTCGCCGTCAGTGACGCGATCGCCGCGATCCTGCTCGCCGCCGATCTCGTGGTGGTGTGCGTCTCGGTGCTGGCCCGCTTCCTGTTCAATGCGCCGGTCGAATGGTCCGACGACGTCGCCCGCGGGCTGATGGTCGGGTCGAGCTTCTTCGGCGCGGCGAGCGCGCTCGCGCGCAGCGAGAATCTCGGGGTCGCCTTCTTCGTCGACATGCTGCCGCCGGGCGTGCGGCGGGTCGTCGACGCGGTCGGTGCGCTGCTCGTCACCATCGTCGCCGGCTATGTCGCGTTCAACGCCGTCAAGATGGGCTGGCTGACCACCGGCCAGACCTCCGGCTCCGGCCTGCCGCTGGAATGGACGTTCTACCCGATGGGCGTCGGCGCGGCGTTCATGACGATCTTCGCCTTCGAGAAGTTCTGTGGCCGGCCGCTGCGCGACATGGTGGCCGGCCTCGTCGCGACCGCTGTTGTCGTCGGTCTTTATCTCGCCTGGGACGCATTCGCACCATCGTCCGTGCCGTCCTCGCAGACGTTCATGCTGATCGGCTTCTTCCTCACGCTGTTCGGCGGATTGCCGATCGGCTTTGCGCTGGCGCTGGCGGCGCTGATCTTCATCTGGGTCGAAGGCACGCTGCCCGGCGTGATCTTCGCCCAGCAGATGGCGCGCGGCATCGACAATTTCGTGCTGCTGGCGATCCCGTTCTTCATCCTGGTCGGCTACCTGATGGAAGCCAACGGCATGTCGGTCCGGCTGATCGAGCTGTTGCAGCGCGCGGTCGGGCGGATGCGCGGCGGGCTCAATGTCGTGATGGTGATGTCGATGGTGCTGTTCTCCGGCATCTCCGGCTCGAAGATGGCCGACGTCGCCGCGGTCGGTTCGGTGCTGATCCCGGCGGCGCGCCGCTCGCGGCAGAACCCGGGCGGCGCGGTGGCGCTGCTCGCCGCCTCCGCCGTGATGGCGGAGACCATTCCGCCCTGCATCAACCTCATCATTCTCGGCTTCGTCGCCAATCTGTCGATCGGCGGACTGTTCGTCGCCGGCATGCTGCCGGCCGCGCTGATGGCGCTGGCGCTGATCGCGGTGTCGATCATCTTCGGCAAGCGTCCCGCCACGAATGTGGAGGCCGAGCCGCGCGCCGCAGTATCTGGCCTGTGGACCGGTGCGATCGCCTCGTTCGGGCTGATCTTCATGATCTTTTTCGGCTTCAAGAGCGGCTTCGCCACCGCAACCGAAATCTCGGCCTTTGCCGCGGTCTACGCCATCGCTGTCGGCAGCCTCTTGTTCCGCGAACTCGGCGCCAAGAGCCTCGCGCATTGCTTCGTGCAATCGGCTGTTCGCTCGGGCCTGGTGCTGTTCATCGTCGCGGCAGCGCAATCGCTCGCCTTTATCCTGACGCTGCAGCAGGTGCCGCACGCGGTCGGCGACCTCATGCTGGCGATCTCGGGCAGCCACGGCGTCTGGCTGTTCATGCTGCTCTCGATCCTGGTGCTGGTGGTGATGGGCTCGGTGCTGGAGGGCGCCGCGGCGCTGATCATCTTCGGGCCGCTGCTGCTGCCGGTCGCCGTCAAGCTCGGGATCGATCCGCTGCATTTCGGTGTCGTGCTTGTCATCGCGATGGGGCTCGGCCTCTTTGCGCCACCACTTGGTCTTGGCCTCTACGGCGCCTGCCTGATCGGCAATGTGCCGATCGAGCAGACCATCAAGCCGATCTCGGGCTATCTCGGCCTGCTGCTCTTGTGCCTACTGGTGATCGCCTTCGTGCCTGCCATCAGCACGGCCTTGCCGCATGCGCTGGGTTATTAG
- a CDS encoding NAD(P)-dependent oxidoreductase gives MKVLLAHTPQMRRDYYGERSLTGLRAVADVSLHEGDEALDAASLAAAAADVDIIVADRMTPGRGEIFPLLPKLRAFVRCAVDIRNIDVAAASAAGVLVTQASAGFVQSVAELALGFMVDLSRGVSRATADYHAGRAPEVAMGRQLAGSTIGIIGYGSIGRYLAGVAKALGMKVLVADPFVTSDDAAIRHVPLDDLLARADYVVCLAIANAETENLIGQAALARMQRHAFFINLSRGNLVDEAALAAALREGRIAGAAMDVGRAPDQMPAPELAKLGNVIATPHVGGLTPQAIEHQSSETVRQVAKIVAGEIPVGAVNAEHWTRRPRP, from the coding sequence GTGAAGGTCCTTCTCGCCCATACCCCGCAGATGCGCCGCGATTACTACGGCGAGCGCAGCCTGACCGGGTTGCGCGCGGTCGCCGACGTCTCCCTGCACGAGGGTGACGAGGCGCTCGACGCGGCTTCCCTGGCCGCGGCCGCAGCCGATGTCGACATCATCGTCGCCGATCGTATGACGCCGGGGCGAGGGGAGATCTTTCCGCTGCTGCCGAAACTGCGCGCCTTCGTGCGCTGTGCGGTCGATATCCGCAATATAGACGTCGCGGCAGCATCCGCCGCCGGCGTGCTGGTGACGCAGGCAAGCGCCGGCTTCGTCCAGTCGGTCGCCGAGCTCGCGCTCGGCTTCATGGTCGATCTGTCGCGCGGCGTCTCGCGCGCCACCGCCGACTATCACGCGGGCAGGGCGCCCGAGGTCGCGATGGGCCGCCAGCTCGCGGGCAGCACGATCGGCATCATCGGCTATGGCAGCATCGGGCGCTATCTTGCCGGGGTCGCGAAGGCGCTTGGCATGAAGGTGCTGGTCGCTGATCCCTTCGTGACCTCAGACGATGCCGCGATCCGGCACGTGCCGCTCGACGATCTGCTGGCGCGCGCCGATTACGTCGTCTGCCTCGCGATCGCCAATGCGGAGACCGAGAACCTGATCGGGCAGGCCGCGCTAGCGCGGATGCAGAGGCACGCGTTCTTCATCAACCTGTCGCGCGGCAACCTGGTCGATGAGGCGGCGCTGGCGGCCGCGTTGCGCGAGGGCCGCATCGCGGGCGCGGCGATGGATGTCGGCCGCGCGCCCGACCAGATGCCGGCGCCGGAGCTCGCGAAGCTCGGCAACGTCATCGCAACCCCGCATGTCGGCGGCCTGACGCCGCAAGCCATCGAGCATCAATCGTCGGAGACCGTGCGCCAGGTCGCGAAGATCGTCGCTGGAGAGATCCCGGTTGGCGCTGTCAATGCCGAGCACTGGACGCGGCGGCCGCGGCCATGA
- a CDS encoding adenylate/guanylate cyclase domain-containing protein: protein MRIGIRSAISALVLTSIVVSAVGVHLLWWRTAQQVSQTLADTINDQIVSAVGDELQSITTEARSSMTAVRTLLTEKVLDARDARKRQFVFLSQLQSQPTISWVAFGWPDGSFFAGHKLGDAGVEMLTISPDRKLRADRYDYAGIDIKLKDSTVEDGKYLVTEQPWFRDAIAARDQQWSTLTTLPRGERLAAMLSVPIDVDGERTGVLAIIIELTRVSNFLSQLTVGKSAGAFLLDRDGGVIASPDADADELNALKTDHPLLPVAVAAVRQAGKAYDPGEGEAFRSQVTRDGQAYQAVLTPISFPGWSLVTVVPESEFLGPVRMTIRNLLIGLAVLIAAAGLLSAWLAQRLIAAPLIKVVGEIRHIERFDLDKVERHPSRLAEIENLSGAIGDMAQGLAAFRKYIPADLVRRLVSDGNGARLGGAVRPMSVMFVDLAGFTGMSERLGDRIIPLLSHYFDVVSAAIQQESGTIDKFIGDAVMAFWGAPAANPDHAADCCRAALACQRAVAQAGLADDKAEPVRIRIGINSGDMLVGNIGSEVRLNYTVIGDAVNIASRLEGTNKVYGSTIIIGPETRRLAGDRIVVRELDRLAVYGRAGGLEIYELIAMADEGAIARDWIASYETGLAAWRAGDFTAAIAAFETSLQLRGADAASTQMIARCRHQLANPSDEDWDGTTVARSK, encoded by the coding sequence ATGCGCATCGGCATCCGCAGCGCCATCTCCGCCCTCGTCCTGACCTCGATCGTGGTCAGCGCCGTCGGCGTGCATCTGTTGTGGTGGCGCACCGCACAACAGGTGAGCCAGACGCTGGCCGACACCATCAACGACCAGATCGTGTCCGCGGTCGGCGACGAATTGCAGTCGATCACGACCGAAGCGCGCTCGTCGATGACGGCGGTGCGGACGCTGTTGACCGAGAAGGTGCTGGACGCCCGCGACGCGCGCAAGCGGCAGTTCGTGTTCCTGTCGCAGCTGCAGTCGCAACCGACCATTTCGTGGGTCGCGTTCGGCTGGCCGGACGGCTCGTTCTTCGCCGGACACAAGCTCGGCGACGCCGGCGTCGAGATGCTGACCATCTCGCCCGACCGCAAGCTGCGGGCCGATCGATACGACTATGCCGGTATCGACATCAAGCTCAAAGACAGCACTGTCGAGGATGGCAAATACCTGGTCACGGAGCAGCCCTGGTTTCGCGATGCGATCGCAGCCCGCGACCAGCAATGGTCGACGCTGACGACGCTGCCCCGCGGCGAGCGGCTGGCCGCGATGCTGTCGGTGCCGATCGACGTCGACGGCGAGCGCACCGGCGTGCTCGCCATCATCATCGAGCTGACCCGGGTGTCGAACTTCCTCTCGCAGCTCACGGTCGGCAAGTCCGCTGGCGCCTTCCTGCTCGATCGCGACGGCGGTGTGATCGCGTCTCCCGATGCCGACGCCGACGAGCTCAATGCGCTGAAGACCGACCACCCGCTGCTGCCGGTTGCGGTCGCCGCGGTCAGGCAGGCCGGCAAGGCCTACGATCCCGGCGAGGGCGAGGCGTTCCGCTCCCAGGTGACGCGGGACGGGCAAGCCTATCAGGCGGTGCTGACGCCGATCTCGTTCCCGGGCTGGTCGCTGGTGACGGTGGTGCCGGAATCCGAATTCCTCGGCCCGGTGCGGATGACGATCCGCAACCTGCTGATCGGGCTCGCGGTGCTGATCGCGGCCGCCGGGCTGTTGTCGGCGTGGCTGGCGCAGCGCCTGATCGCGGCGCCCCTGATCAAGGTGGTCGGCGAGATCAGGCATATCGAGCGCTTCGATCTCGACAAGGTCGAGCGGCATCCGTCGCGCCTTGCCGAGATCGAAAACCTCTCGGGTGCGATCGGCGACATGGCGCAGGGGCTCGCCGCGTTCCGCAAATACATTCCGGCCGATCTGGTGCGGCGGCTGGTCAGCGACGGCAATGGCGCGCGGCTCGGCGGCGCGGTGCGGCCGATGAGCGTGATGTTCGTCGACCTCGCCGGCTTCACCGGCATGTCGGAACGGCTCGGCGACCGCATCATCCCCTTGCTGTCGCACTACTTCGACGTCGTCTCCGCGGCGATCCAGCAGGAGAGCGGCACCATCGACAAGTTTATCGGCGACGCCGTGATGGCGTTCTGGGGCGCGCCCGCGGCCAATCCGGATCATGCCGCGGATTGCTGCCGGGCGGCGCTTGCCTGCCAGCGCGCGGTCGCGCAGGCCGGTCTCGCCGACGACAAGGCGGAGCCGGTCAGGATCCGCATCGGCATCAATTCCGGCGACATGCTGGTCGGCAATATCGGCTCGGAGGTGCGGCTCAACTACACCGTGATCGGCGATGCCGTGAACATCGCGAGCCGCCTCGAGGGCACCAACAAGGTCTATGGATCGACCATCATCATCGGTCCGGAGACGCGGCGTCTGGCCGGCGACCGCATCGTCGTCCGCGAGCTCGACCGGCTCGCCGTCTACGGCCGCGCCGGCGGGCTGGAAATCTACGAGTTGATCGCCATGGCCGACGAGGGCGCGATCGCGCGCGACTGGATCGCGTCCTACGAGACCGGGCTTGCGGCCTGGCGCGCCGGCGATTTCACCGCAGCGATCGCGGCGTTCGAGACGTCCTTGCAACTCCGCGGCGCAGATGCGGCCTCGACGCAGATGATCGCGCGGTGCAGGCATCAGCTCGCCAATCCCAGCGACGAGGATTGGGACGGCACCACTGTGGCGCGGTCGAAATAG